One window of the Haloarcula halobia genome contains the following:
- a CDS encoding site-2 protease family protein encodes MRNYHLTTVWGIPIRVNISLLVFLPVLAWIIGSGAQISVYAGLVGTLTGVDLDVARLMAGRTPWLIGSAAAVGLFASVAVHELGHSWMAMRYDLEVESITLWILGGLASLKTMPREWNREFWIAVAGPVTSILVGFVCYGAVLVLPASAQVTTFVVGWLAVTNLFLAVFNMLPAFPMDGGRVLRALLARTRPYAAATRLAARIGTGFAVLFAVVGVLSFSPMLLLLALFVYGAATGESRTVALSDLLEGLSVSDVARPASATVEADATVEELVDRMFAHRSTEFTVVRDGEAVGVVTIDDFRTLSRAEREADTVADLMETDLPRFAADMSAFDALVALDGSAASAALVDSIEGTRVVSRADFASAMEMRRLVGAPSPF; translated from the coding sequence GTGCGAAACTACCACCTCACGACGGTCTGGGGCATCCCCATCCGGGTGAACATCTCGCTGCTCGTCTTCCTGCCGGTGCTCGCGTGGATCATCGGAAGCGGGGCCCAGATCTCGGTGTACGCGGGACTCGTCGGGACGTTGACTGGCGTCGACCTGGACGTGGCCCGCCTGATGGCCGGCCGGACCCCCTGGCTCATCGGGAGCGCGGCCGCAGTCGGCCTCTTTGCCAGCGTCGCCGTCCACGAGCTGGGCCACTCGTGGATGGCGATGCGGTACGACCTCGAGGTCGAGTCCATCACGCTGTGGATTCTCGGGGGTCTCGCGAGCCTGAAGACGATGCCCCGCGAGTGGAACCGCGAGTTCTGGATCGCCGTCGCCGGCCCGGTGACGAGCATCCTCGTCGGGTTCGTCTGTTACGGCGCGGTGCTCGTCCTCCCCGCCAGCGCGCAGGTGACGACGTTCGTCGTGGGCTGGCTGGCGGTCACGAACCTCTTTCTCGCGGTGTTCAACATGCTGCCCGCGTTCCCGATGGACGGTGGGCGGGTCCTCCGGGCACTGCTCGCTCGCACCCGTCCCTACGCCGCGGCGACGCGCCTGGCCGCCCGCATCGGCACCGGCTTTGCCGTGCTCTTTGCCGTCGTCGGCGTCCTCTCGTTCTCGCCGATGTTGCTCCTGCTCGCGCTGTTCGTCTACGGCGCGGCCACCGGCGAGTCACGGACCGTGGCGCTCTCGGACCTGCTCGAGGGGCTCTCCGTCAGCGACGTCGCCCGGCCCGCGTCCGCGACCGTCGAGGCCGACGCCACCGTCGAGGAGCTGGTCGACCGGATGTTCGCCCACCGCTCGACCGAGTTCACCGTCGTCCGGGACGGCGAGGCGGTCGGCGTCGTCACCATCGACGACTTCCGGACGCTCTCGAGGGCCGAACGCGAGGCCGACACCGTCGCCGACCTGATGGAGACGGACCTCCCGCGCTTCGCCGCCGACATGAGCGCGTTCGACGCGCTGGTCGCGCTCGACGGCTCGGCGGCGAGCGCGGCGCTCGTCGACAGTATCGAGGGGACCCGCGTCGTCTCCCGGGCCGACTTCGCCTCCGCGATGGAGATGCGTCGCCTGGTTGGGGCGCCGTCGCCGTTCTAG
- a CDS encoding CNNM domain-containing protein → MQPAELAARLVAGVGLILANGFFVAIEFALTRARQYPEAEFDEPGLRRAWEMTDDLEIYLTRCQVGITASSIAVGIVAEPALAALFEPYFAGSRLAGIGLGAAIAFIIINLVHLTHGEQTPTYLGVERAKFVCRHGATPLYYFAKLISPLITVGDSVAKWTLSLFGVEMSGAWLETEEEVIETRGDLRRKLGSVLEEGNLSEERREEVLAALAVGDQQVRDVMVPIEDVVALSTTTDEATNARRVAETPHTRYPLFGDSVEEFLGIVYVPELVREQGGEDAGGTLLGGVDLESVAAPPMTMTADTSVSDAIDRFQAESQELALVMEDGQVLGLLTVTDALEAVVGDIRDPMDEQAGVA, encoded by the coding sequence ATGCAACCAGCCGAACTCGCCGCCAGACTGGTCGCAGGCGTCGGACTCATCCTCGCGAACGGCTTCTTCGTCGCCATCGAGTTCGCGCTCACCCGCGCCCGACAGTACCCCGAAGCGGAGTTCGACGAACCGGGCCTGCGCCGTGCCTGGGAGATGACCGACGACTTAGAGATATACCTCACGAGATGCCAGGTCGGCATCACCGCCTCCTCCATCGCCGTCGGTATCGTCGCCGAACCCGCGCTCGCGGCACTCTTCGAGCCCTACTTCGCCGGGTCGCGTCTCGCCGGCATCGGCCTCGGCGCGGCCATCGCGTTCATCATCATCAACCTGGTCCACCTGACCCACGGCGAGCAGACCCCGACCTACCTCGGCGTCGAGCGCGCGAAGTTCGTCTGTCGCCACGGCGCGACGCCGCTGTACTACTTCGCGAAGCTCATCTCGCCGCTCATCACCGTCGGCGACAGCGTCGCGAAGTGGACCCTGTCGCTGTTCGGCGTCGAGATGTCCGGCGCGTGGCTCGAGACCGAAGAGGAGGTCATCGAGACGCGGGGCGACCTGCGCCGGAAGCTGGGGTCGGTCCTCGAGGAGGGGAACCTCTCCGAGGAGCGCCGCGAGGAGGTCCTGGCGGCGCTGGCCGTCGGCGACCAGCAGGTGCGTGACGTGATGGTCCCCATCGAGGACGTCGTCGCGCTGTCGACGACCACCGACGAGGCGACCAACGCCCGGCGGGTCGCCGAGACCCCCCACACCCGCTACCCGCTCTTTGGGGACTCCGTCGAGGAGTTCCTGGGCATCGTCTACGTCCCCGAGCTCGTCCGCGAACAGGGCGGGGAGGACGCGGGCGGGACGCTGCTGGGCGGCGTCGACCTCGAGTCGGTTGCGGCCCCGCCGATGACGATGACCGCGGACACGAGCGTCAGCGACGCCATCGACCGGTTCCAGGCCGAGAGCCAGGAACTGGCGCTCGTCATGGAAGACGGGCAGGTGCTGGGCCTGCTCACGGTCACCGACGCGCTGGAGGCCGTCGTCGGCGACATCCGGGACCCGATGGACGAACAGGCCGGCGTGGCATAG
- a CDS encoding glutaredoxin family protein, translating into MSDVSVTVYTREDCHLCEDAIDTIHRVAADEGVGLDLDLIDVDTDPDLQEAYGERVPYVLVDGRPAFKYHVDEARLREKLSG; encoded by the coding sequence ATGAGCGACGTCTCGGTCACTGTCTACACGCGCGAGGACTGCCACCTCTGTGAGGACGCCATCGACACCATCCACCGGGTCGCCGCTGACGAGGGGGTCGGGCTCGACCTCGACCTGATCGACGTCGACACCGACCCCGACCTCCAGGAGGCATACGGCGAGCGGGTGCCCTACGTCCTCGTCGACGGCCGGCCCGCGTTCAAGTACCACGTCGACGAGGCGCGCCTGCGCGAAAAGCTGTCCGGCTAG
- a CDS encoding ZIP family metal transporter, whose product MQSGLADAFTSVAGSDPLVLGLFGGLFIAALNLLGASLVLVWRDPSERALDGALGFAAGVMLAAAFTSLILPGIEVYSDGNPVPTLLGVALGALFLDQADRFLPHAHYLLSGRKRSDAANPSETLAVADERLAGVVLFILAITLHNMPEGLAVGVAFGAAAGDPAQLGGALSLMLAIGIQNVPEGLAVSVAAINAGLDRRLYAVVAGLRAGVVEIPLAVLGAVAVTLVAPLLPYAMGFAAGAMLFVISDEIIPETHRGGHERVATLGLMLGAIVMLYLDISLAG is encoded by the coding sequence ATGCAGTCGGGACTCGCCGACGCGTTCACCTCGGTCGCTGGCTCTGACCCGCTGGTCCTGGGACTCTTCGGCGGCCTGTTCATCGCCGCGCTGAACCTCCTGGGTGCCTCGCTGGTGCTCGTCTGGCGGGACCCCTCAGAGCGCGCGCTCGACGGAGCGCTCGGGTTCGCCGCGGGCGTGATGCTCGCCGCGGCGTTCACGAGCCTCATCCTGCCCGGCATCGAGGTATACTCCGACGGGAACCCGGTACCGACGCTCCTCGGCGTGGCCCTGGGGGCGCTCTTTCTCGACCAGGCCGACCGGTTTCTCCCCCACGCCCACTACCTGCTGTCGGGACGCAAGCGCTCCGACGCGGCGAACCCCTCGGAGACGCTCGCCGTCGCCGACGAGCGACTGGCCGGCGTCGTCCTGTTCATCCTCGCCATCACCCTCCACAACATGCCGGAGGGGCTGGCCGTCGGCGTCGCGTTCGGGGCGGCCGCCGGGGACCCAGCGCAACTGGGCGGCGCGCTCTCCTTGATGCTCGCTATCGGCATCCAGAACGTCCCCGAGGGACTCGCCGTCTCGGTGGCCGCCATCAACGCCGGCCTGGACCGGCGGCTCTACGCCGTCGTCGCGGGGCTCCGGGCCGGCGTCGTCGAGATCCCGCTCGCCGTCCTCGGAGCTGTCGCCGTCACGCTCGTCGCCCCGCTGTTGCCCTACGCCATGGGATTTGCGGCGGGGGCGATGCTCTTTGTCATCTCCGACGAGATCATCCCCGAGACGCACCGGGGCGGCCACGAACGCGTGGCGACGCTGGGGCTCATGCTCGGCGCTATCGTCATGCTGTATCTGGACATCTCGCTGGCCGGTTAG
- a CDS encoding aryl-sulfate sulfotransferase yields MERHARGVVLVAGSLLLLGLTLGVGAATAPDRGVGAGGETTLVGSQGGGFGWHEKGSVYLVEDGTIAWREDGADSYFDVTMLPDGTVLAGFMQWGYESDCEPYWPPCTKTGFRIIDPDAAGGPAVVGEYAIPVRTGENSEIHDVEQLDSGEYLLSDMEHERVFTVRGVESGDPEITWQWNASSFYDAPPDPTRRDWLHINDVDAVNGTHYLVSVRNANQILLVERDAGVVEVVNADRGGNDGACQDRGEQLADFDGDGDIRCGNPEILDHQHNPQWLGDGAVLVADSDNHRVVELHRTDDGRWEPAWVLTRAGGIDLYWPRDADRLDNGNTLVTDTLNKRIFEVTPGGAVVWSTGTPTDSPIPYEAERLPEGERVGGVLYGTDAADIDNLTSTLDPAVGGVPGLSLALVGLRAVAPWTPFWFGELHLALSVLSLLGVVAGAVVWDRG; encoded by the coding sequence ATGGAGCGCCACGCCCGCGGTGTCGTCCTGGTCGCCGGCAGCCTCCTCCTCCTCGGACTGACGCTGGGCGTCGGGGCCGCGACGGCGCCGGACCGTGGCGTCGGCGCCGGTGGCGAGACCACCCTCGTCGGGTCACAGGGCGGCGGTTTCGGGTGGCACGAGAAGGGGAGCGTCTACCTCGTCGAGGACGGGACGATCGCCTGGCGCGAGGACGGCGCCGACAGCTACTTCGACGTGACGATGCTCCCCGACGGCACCGTCCTCGCGGGGTTCATGCAATGGGGCTACGAGTCCGACTGCGAGCCCTACTGGCCGCCCTGTACCAAGACCGGCTTCCGCATCATCGACCCCGACGCCGCGGGCGGGCCGGCCGTCGTCGGCGAGTACGCCATCCCGGTCCGGACCGGGGAGAACAGCGAGATCCACGACGTCGAGCAACTGGACTCCGGGGAGTACCTGCTCTCGGACATGGAACACGAGCGGGTCTTCACCGTCCGGGGCGTCGAGTCCGGCGACCCCGAGATAACCTGGCAGTGGAACGCCTCGTCGTTCTACGACGCACCGCCGGACCCGACCCGCCGTGACTGGTTGCACATCAACGACGTCGACGCCGTCAACGGGACCCACTACCTCGTCTCGGTCCGCAACGCCAACCAGATACTACTCGTCGAGCGCGACGCGGGCGTCGTCGAGGTCGTCAACGCGGACCGGGGCGGGAACGACGGCGCCTGTCAGGACCGCGGCGAGCAACTGGCCGACTTCGACGGCGACGGCGACATCCGGTGTGGGAACCCCGAGATTCTCGACCACCAGCACAACCCCCAGTGGCTCGGCGACGGGGCGGTCCTCGTGGCCGACTCGGACAACCACCGCGTGGTCGAGCTCCACCGGACCGACGACGGCCGCTGGGAGCCCGCCTGGGTCCTGACCCGCGCGGGCGGCATCGACCTCTACTGGCCCCGCGACGCCGATCGGCTGGACAACGGGAACACGCTCGTCACGGACACGCTGAACAAGCGCATCTTCGAGGTGACCCCGGGCGGCGCAGTCGTCTGGAGCACGGGGACGCCGACCGACTCGCCGATTCCATACGAGGCCGAGCGCCTGCCCGAGGGCGAGCGCGTCGGCGGCGTGCTGTACGGGACCGACGCCGCCGACATCGACAACCTCACGAGCACGCTCGACCCGGCCGTCGGGGGCGTCCCCGGCCTCTCGCTCGCGCTGGTCGGCCTCCGGGCCGTCGCCCCGTGGACGCCGTTCTGGTTCGGCGAGCTCCACCTGGCGCTGTCCGTGCTGTCGCTGCTCGGCGTCGTCGCCGGAGCCGTCGTGTGGGACCGCGGCTAG
- a CDS encoding oxidoreductase, with protein MTGWTTDEMPRLDDSTVVVTGANSGIGFEGTAAFARKGATVLMACRSVERGERAATEIRERVPDADLEVRRCDLADLASVEAFADGVREDFDGVDVLCNNAGVMAIPRRETDDGFEMQLGVNHLGHFALTGHLWPALRAGAGEARVVTQSSGAHEAGAMDFEDLHRDRSYGKWSAYGQSKLANLLFTYELDRRLAAADVDDVTAVACHPGYAATNLQYRGPREIGSTVRLAAMKVANAVFGQSAAKGALPMLFAATADRVTGGEYVGPGGFLNMRGHPEFQRSNDASYDRETARRLWTVSETETGVSFDLRT; from the coding sequence ATGACCGGCTGGACGACCGACGAGATGCCGAGACTGGACGATTCGACGGTCGTGGTGACCGGCGCGAACAGCGGAATCGGGTTCGAGGGGACCGCGGCGTTCGCCCGGAAGGGTGCGACGGTCCTGATGGCCTGTCGCAGCGTCGAGCGCGGCGAGCGGGCGGCCACGGAGATACGCGAGCGGGTGCCCGACGCCGACCTCGAGGTGCGACGGTGCGACCTCGCCGACCTCGCGAGCGTCGAGGCCTTCGCCGACGGCGTCCGCGAGGACTTCGACGGCGTCGACGTCCTCTGTAACAACGCCGGCGTGATGGCCATCCCCCGCCGGGAGACCGACGACGGCTTCGAGATGCAGCTGGGCGTGAACCACCTCGGTCACTTCGCGCTGACCGGGCATCTCTGGCCGGCACTCCGGGCCGGTGCGGGCGAGGCGCGCGTCGTCACGCAGTCCAGCGGCGCCCACGAGGCGGGGGCGATGGACTTCGAGGACCTCCACCGGGACCGGTCTTACGGGAAGTGGAGCGCCTACGGCCAGAGCAAGCTGGCGAACCTCCTCTTTACCTACGAGCTCGACCGCCGGCTCGCGGCGGCGGACGTCGACGACGTGACCGCCGTCGCGTGTCACCCGGGCTACGCGGCCACGAACCTCCAGTACCGCGGCCCTCGCGAGATTGGGTCGACGGTCAGGCTGGCCGCGATGAAAGTCGCCAACGCGGTGTTCGGCCAGTCCGCGGCGAAGGGAGCGCTCCCGATGCTGTTCGCGGCGACGGCAGACCGCGTGACCGGCGGCGAGTACGTCGGCCCCGGTGGGTTCCTGAACATGCGCGGGCACCCCGAGTTCCAGCGTTCGAACGACGCGTCCTACGACCGCGAGACGGCCCGGCGACTCTGGACCGTCTCCGAGACCGAGACCGGGGTCAGCTTCGACCTGCGCACGTAA
- the thiE gene encoding thiamine phosphate synthase has protein sequence MVDWDVYLVTQESLSAGRPTRAVVEAAVEAGVGVVQLREKGRPARERYELGRDLREVTREAGVTFVVNDRVDIAQAVDADGVHLGDADLPVPVARELLGPDAVVGRSVSTVSDAEAAEAAGADYLGVGAVYRTGSKADLDDDEHGVGPARVAAIADAVDLPLVGIGGITPANAAAVAAAGADGVAVISAITAAEDPTEATRALREAVERGHREG, from the coding sequence ATGGTCGACTGGGACGTCTATCTGGTCACACAGGAGTCGCTGTCAGCCGGACGCCCGACGCGGGCGGTCGTCGAGGCCGCCGTCGAGGCCGGCGTCGGCGTCGTCCAGTTGCGCGAGAAGGGACGACCGGCGCGCGAACGCTACGAGCTGGGCCGGGACCTGCGCGAGGTGACCCGCGAGGCCGGCGTCACCTTCGTCGTCAACGACCGGGTCGACATCGCGCAGGCGGTCGACGCCGACGGCGTCCACCTCGGCGACGCGGACCTGCCGGTGCCGGTCGCTCGCGAGCTGCTGGGCCCGGACGCGGTCGTCGGCCGGTCCGTCTCGACGGTCTCAGACGCAGAGGCGGCCGAGGCCGCGGGCGCGGACTACCTGGGCGTCGGCGCGGTGTATCGGACCGGGTCGAAGGCGGACCTGGACGACGACGAACACGGCGTCGGCCCGGCGCGGGTGGCGGCCATCGCCGACGCCGTCGACCTACCGCTGGTTGGCATCGGCGGCATCACGCCCGCGAACGCGGCCGCGGTCGCCGCGGCGGGGGCCGACGGCGTCGCCGTCATCAGCGCCATCACCGCGGCCGAGGACCCGACTGAAGCGACGCGGGCCCTCCGGGAGGCCGTCGAGCGGGGCCACCGGGAGGGCTAG